A genomic region of Oncorhynchus mykiss isolate Arlee chromosome 2, USDA_OmykA_1.1, whole genome shotgun sequence contains the following coding sequences:
- the LOC110537492 gene encoding DNA-binding death effector domain-containing protein 2 isoform X1 has product MATMRRPRYSLRDSLYWDETECLTYYGMLSLHEMFEVVGSQLTETDVEVLSFLLDETYPAGGHPLDPAGWTSEPGEEDPEASKGVSPSPVLLEAWRRLQPKVPALACPTAARHKPKSGLELLLELERRGYLSEGNLEPLLQLLRVLTRHDLLPLVSRKKRRTVSPERFRVDYGTEDKKQVCTSGLTDPCAQTESHDEHATQQWRGGVDSARPTPAPLRKKRGKGRRWTSKPTAHRRRTGIPETPPPPISEKVTCDIRLRVRAEYWEHESALRGSVSSDKQQPLERQFELFSRATSVLRARDLGSIICDIKFSELDNLEAFWGDYLSGALLEALKGVFITDSLRRAAGSEGVRLLISVDQDDYEEGRRLLLDAQEQQAGCWGRDRPNLRKLVMDVRL; this is encoded by the exons ATGGCAACCATGCGTCGTCCAAGGTACTCTCTCCGAGACTCTCTGTACTGGGACGAGACTGAGTGCCTGACGTACTATGGGATGCTCTCTCTACACGAGATGTTTGAAGTTGTCGGTTCTCAACTGACAGAGACAGACGTTGAGGTGCTGTCGTTCCTCTTGGATGAGACCTATCCGGCTGGAGGGCACCCCTTGGACCCAGCTGGCTGGACCAGCGAGCCCGGTGAGGAAGACCCTGAGGCCAGTAAAGGAGTCTCCCCCAGCCCAGTGCTCCTGGAGGCCTGGCGGCGGTTACAGCCCAAGGTTCCTGCCTTGGCCTGCCCTACCGCTGCCCGCCACAAGCCCAAGAGTGGGCTAGAACTGCTGCTGGAGCTGGAGAGACGTGGGTACCTCAGTGAGGGTAACCTGGAGCCCCTGTTGCAGCTGCTACGAGTCCTGACGCGACACGACCTCCTGCCTTTGGTGTCCCGCAAGAAAAGGAGGACAG TATCACCAGAACGTTTCAGAGTGGACTACGGGACAGAGGACAAAAAACAGGTGTGCACATCTGGACTGACTGACCCCTGTGCACAGACAGAATCACACGACGAACACGCCACACAGCAATGGAGGGGGG GTGTTGACTCTGCCAGGCCAACGCCCGCCCCCCTACGGAAGAAGAGGGGTAAAGGCCGCCGCTGGACCAGCAAGCCCACTGCCCACAGGAGAAGAACGGGCATCCCTGAAACTCCTCCCCCACCTATATCTGAGAAAGTGACCTGCG ACATTCGTCTGCGTGTGCGAGCAGAATACTGGGAGCATGAGTCGGCTCTGCGTGGCAGCGTCTCCTCGGACAAGCAGCAGCCCCTGGAGCGGCAGTTTGAGCTGTTCAGTCGTGCCACCTCCGTGCTGCGCGCCCGCGACCTGGGCTCCATCATCTGCGACATCAAGTTCTCTGAGCTGGACAACCTGGAGGCCTTCTGGGGGGACTATCTGAGTGGAGCGCTGCTAGAGGCCCTGAAGGGGGTGTTCATCACAGACTCTCTGCGGAGGGCGGCGGGGAGTGAGGGGGTCCGGCTGCTGATCAGTGTGGACCAGGATGACTACGAGGAGGGTCGCAGACTGCTGCTGGATGCACAGGAACAACAGGCCGGCTGCTGGGGACGAGACAG ACCCAACCTGAGAAAGCTGGTTATGGACGTTCggctctga
- the LOC110537492 gene encoding DNA-binding death effector domain-containing protein 2 isoform X2, whose amino-acid sequence MATMRRPRYSLRDSLYWDETECLTYYGMLSLHEMFEVVGSQLTETDVEVLSFLLDETYPAGGHPLDPAGWTSEPGEEDPEASKGVSPSPVLLEAWRRLQPKVPALACPTAARHKPKSGLELLLELERRGYLSEGNLEPLLQLLRVLTRHDLLPLVSRKKRRTVSPERFRVDYGTEDKKQVCTSGLTDPCAQTESHDEHATQQWRGGVDSARPTPAPLRKKRGKGRRWTSKPTAHRRRTGIPETPPPPISEKVTCDIRLRVRAEYWEHESALRGSVSSDKQQPLERQFELFSRATSVLRARDLGSIICDIKFSELDNLEAFWGDYLSGALLEALKGVFITDSLRRAAGSEGVRLLISVDQDDYEEGRRLLLDAQEQQAGCWGRDRS is encoded by the exons ATGGCAACCATGCGTCGTCCAAGGTACTCTCTCCGAGACTCTCTGTACTGGGACGAGACTGAGTGCCTGACGTACTATGGGATGCTCTCTCTACACGAGATGTTTGAAGTTGTCGGTTCTCAACTGACAGAGACAGACGTTGAGGTGCTGTCGTTCCTCTTGGATGAGACCTATCCGGCTGGAGGGCACCCCTTGGACCCAGCTGGCTGGACCAGCGAGCCCGGTGAGGAAGACCCTGAGGCCAGTAAAGGAGTCTCCCCCAGCCCAGTGCTCCTGGAGGCCTGGCGGCGGTTACAGCCCAAGGTTCCTGCCTTGGCCTGCCCTACCGCTGCCCGCCACAAGCCCAAGAGTGGGCTAGAACTGCTGCTGGAGCTGGAGAGACGTGGGTACCTCAGTGAGGGTAACCTGGAGCCCCTGTTGCAGCTGCTACGAGTCCTGACGCGACACGACCTCCTGCCTTTGGTGTCCCGCAAGAAAAGGAGGACAG TATCACCAGAACGTTTCAGAGTGGACTACGGGACAGAGGACAAAAAACAGGTGTGCACATCTGGACTGACTGACCCCTGTGCACAGACAGAATCACACGACGAACACGCCACACAGCAATGGAGGGGGG GTGTTGACTCTGCCAGGCCAACGCCCGCCCCCCTACGGAAGAAGAGGGGTAAAGGCCGCCGCTGGACCAGCAAGCCCACTGCCCACAGGAGAAGAACGGGCATCCCTGAAACTCCTCCCCCACCTATATCTGAGAAAGTGACCTGCG ACATTCGTCTGCGTGTGCGAGCAGAATACTGGGAGCATGAGTCGGCTCTGCGTGGCAGCGTCTCCTCGGACAAGCAGCAGCCCCTGGAGCGGCAGTTTGAGCTGTTCAGTCGTGCCACCTCCGTGCTGCGCGCCCGCGACCTGGGCTCCATCATCTGCGACATCAAGTTCTCTGAGCTGGACAACCTGGAGGCCTTCTGGGGGGACTATCTGAGTGGAGCGCTGCTAGAGGCCCTGAAGGGGGTGTTCATCACAGACTCTCTGCGGAGGGCGGCGGGGAGTGAGGGGGTCCGGCTGCTGATCAGTGTGGACCAGGATGACTACGAGGAGGGTCGCAGACTGCTGCTGGATGCACAGGAACAACAGGCCGGCTGCTGGGGACGAGACAG GTCATGA